TCACCACATATACTCCCTAAATTCTGGGAGCTCAGCGTCAAAATCGTCGGCGATCTTGATAAGCCCTTTGAGGGTTCCTGCTTGACGGGGCGGTTGCAACGTCTTCAGTCCTGCTCCATAAAACAGCTCATGGTATTTCACATAGGTCTTATCCAGCAATTTAAAGCAGTCCTTGAATTCCTTGAACGTTGGAGCGGTTTTTACTTCGTGCTTTTCCAAATACGCAAGTCGTTCATCAGCAAACGCCTCGCACGCTTCTAACGCCGATATAAGTTGTGTTATATCTTCGACTACCATTTGTGTGCACACTTGCGCGGCACCAATACCTGTGTCCGATGAAAGGTTGCCCAATTCACTTGGATATGAACATACTGCCTCAATGGAGCTGCGGGGGAGCACTTCGGGATTTTTAGCAATCTCATGGAGCAATCCTACGAAGGAGATACCTTCTTTGTCTGATTTAATTTGTCGACGCAGGCCGATAAGTACATGATCCAGATATGAACGTTCAAGGTATCCGTAATGGTGGTCTTGGGTACGTCGATGTCCATGAATGATAATTCGGATTTCCCAGAATACTCTGGCATCCCGAAGTAATAGCCGAATCTCTGGTTCAATAACCTCCATCCATTCACGCCACTTCTGAAATTTCGGACTTATCTCAAATTTTTGATTCATCGTCAAATACCCCTTCCATACGTCCATATTCAGAACGTTTTTCAACCTATCTCTTTAAATTCTACACGCTATTGTTGGTGTTGTCAACGTCAATTTTAAACCGATTGACAATTTCACACGAGTGCCTTAAGATAGAGATAAATCCAATACACAGCAGGAGCAACGCAATGGAGAGATTCCCGATTGTTGATACACACGTTCATCTATGGCACCCAGAACAGTTGAGATACCCGTGGCTTTCGGAAGTGCCAGCCCTAAACAGACCCTATCTCCTAAAAGATTACATCACCGCTTATGGTGAATTAGAAATCGAATCCATCGTTTTTGTCCAATGCGATACACACCCCGATGACGGTTTGAAAGAGACGGCGTGGGTGACCTCCCTTGCCACAACAGTAGAGCCTCGGATTCAAGGGATTGTCGCCTGGGCACCGCTCGAAGAGGGTGAACAGGTCGCACCCTTCGTCGAAAAATTGGCAGAGAACCCACTTGTTAAAGGTATCCGTAGACTCATTCAATCCGAAAGCGTTGATTTCTGTATCCAACCCGACTTTGTAAGCGGCGTTAAAGTGCTTTCCCGCTACGGGTTGAGTTTTGACCTCTGTATTTTTCATCCGCAACTCGCCAACGCGATCCGACTCGTGGAGCAGTGTCCGCACGTCCAATTCATCTTGGACCATATCGGCAAACCCGACATCAAGAACCAACTTTTTGAGCCGTGGAAACAGGAGATCGAGACGCTCGCGGGATTTCCAAACGTCCATTGCAAAATTTCTGGATTGGTAACGGAAGCCGACTTTGAATCGTGGACCCCTACTGACCTACAGCCGTATATTGCGCATGTGATTCGTTGCTTCGGTTTTGATCGGGTTATATACGGAAGCGATTGGCCCGTTTCTACACAGGCATCTGATTATCCACGATGGGTGCAGACACTGAAAGAAGCCGTCTCAGGCTGCTCCCCTGAAGAGATACGAAACCTCTTTCGCGATAACGCAATTAGGTTTTATAGGTTGGATTCGTAGCGGTCAGTAATCAGTAGTCAGCAGTCGATTTGGTGGATTGGAACGATTATGGTAAACCTTAGAATTAATTAGGTAGTGTTTACATTGTGTAAGTTATTGACATTTTTGTTAGGTTTTGGTAG
The nucleotide sequence above comes from Candidatus Poribacteria bacterium. Encoded proteins:
- a CDS encoding amidohydrolase family protein; protein product: MERFPIVDTHVHLWHPEQLRYPWLSEVPALNRPYLLKDYITAYGELEIESIVFVQCDTHPDDGLKETAWVTSLATTVEPRIQGIVAWAPLEEGEQVAPFVEKLAENPLVKGIRRLIQSESVDFCIQPDFVSGVKVLSRYGLSFDLCIFHPQLANAIRLVEQCPHVQFILDHIGKPDIKNQLFEPWKQEIETLAGFPNVHCKISGLVTEADFESWTPTDLQPYIAHVIRCFGFDRVIYGSDWPVSTQASDYPRWVQTLKEAVSGCSPEEIRNLFRDNAIRFYRLDS